GGGCTGCATCCCCACTAAAGCCCTGCTCAAAACCGCCCAGGTGTACGAGTACCTCCTGCACGCGCAGGACTACGGCCTCAGCGTGGGCCAGCCGGGCTTCGACTTCGGGGCCATCATCAAGCGCAGCCGGGGCGTGGCCGACGGCATGAGCAAGGGCATCAACTTCCTGTTTAAAAAGAATAAAATCGAGGTCGTAAACGGAACCGGCAAGCTGCTGGCCCCCGGCAAGGTGGAAGTGACCAAGGCCGATGGCACCACCGAAACCGTGGAGGCCAAGAGCATTATCCTGGCTACCGGTGCCCGCGCCCGCCAGCTGCCCAACCTGCCCATTGATGACAAAAAAATAATCGGCTACCGCAAGGCCATGACCCCCGACAGCCTGCCCAAAAGCATGGTGGTGGTGGGCTCGGGCGCCATCGGCGTCGAGTTTGCCTACTTCTACCGCTCGCTCGGCACCGAGGTCACCATCGTGGAGTACCTGCCGCGCATCGTGCCCGTCGAGGACGAGGAAGTATCGCGCCAGATGGAGAAATCTTACCGCAAGCTGGGCATCAACATCCTCACCAGCGCCGAGGTAACGAAAGTGGACACCAGCGGAGCGGGCTGCAATGTCTTTATCAAAACGGCCAAGGGCGAGCAGCAGATTGCCTGCGACGTGGTGCTGAGCGCAGTGGGCGTGCAAACCAACCTCGAAAATATCGGTCTCGAAGAACTCGGCATCAAGACCGAGAAGGGCCGCGTGCTGGTCGATAACTTCTACCAGACCAGCGTGCCCGGCATCTACGCCATCGGCGACATCATTCCGGGCCCGGCGCTCGCCCACGTGGCCTCGGCCGAGGGTATTATCTGCGTCGAGAAAATCACGGGCCACAATCCCGAGCCGCTCAACTACCAGAACATTCCCGGCTGCACCTACGCCCAGCCCGAAATTGCCAGCGTGGGCCTCACCGAGGCCGAAGCCAAAGCCAAGGGCTACGACATCCGGGTCGGCAAATTTCCCTTCTCGGCCTCGGGCAAAGCCTCGGCCGCCGGCGCCAAAGACGGCTTCGTGAAGGTGATTTTCGATAAGAAATACGGCGAGTGGCTAGGGGCCCATATGATTGGGGCCAACGTGACCGAGATGATTGCCGAAGTGGTAGTAGCCCGCAAGCTCGAAACCACCGGCCACGAGATTATTAAGTCGGTGCACCCCCACCCCACCATGAGCGAGGCCATCATGGAGGCCGCCGCCGCCGCCTACGATGAGGTAATTCACTTATAAAAAGTTGTAATCTTCGCTGAAAAGCCGGCCTACTGCGTAGGCCGGCTTTTTTTACATCTATATTTGAAAGCCACTTTTCATCTTTATCCGTTTTCCATATGCAAAAAGTAGTTACTCGTTCGTTAGCCCTGGGCCTGATGGCTAGCACCTTACTAGGCAGCGGCTGCGCGGGGTCGTACACGCCCATCCGCCCTGACCGGATGGCAACCTTTCAGTCATCGCCAGCCAATGCGCCCTTGCAGCTCGGCTATCAATTTGATGCGCTGCGACTGCATGGCCACAATAAGAAGTACGCCAAGAAAGAGCAGAAGAAGGGCTACCACGTGGTGGCCGTGCAAGTCAAAAACACCACCGGCAGCGACGTTAATTTCTCGCGCGATGCCGTGCTGTACTACGGCGACCGCCCGGTAATACCCGTGGCCGCCGACCTGGCCGCCCACGACATGAAGCAGGGCGTGGCCATTTACCTGCTTTATGTGTTGCTCAACCCAACTTTCACGAAAACGACCACAACCAATGGATATGTTACTTCATCCGACGGCACTACCTTCTACATCGGCCCGTTCATCGCGGGTGGCAACATGCTAGGAGCCTCGCTGGCCAATAAAAACTTCCGCCGCGAGCTGGAGCAATACGACCTCACCAACCGCACTATTCACCCCGGCGAAACAGTGTATGGCCTGCTCTGCCTGCGCGAAGCTGCCGTAGCCCCGCTGCGCCTAGAGCTGCGCACCGTGGCGAGCACTCCTATGCCCAGCGCCCCGGCCCCGGCCGCCGCCCCGGCTCTGCCGCCCGCCAGCTCGCCGATACCGGGTGGCAACAACAACTAACTAGCGGTACGTAGCCTTGCGCTAGCCCCATTGACCAAAAAAAGGCCCCGCAGCGTGCGGGGCCTTTCTTATTTAAAGACTGGCTAGCCAGGCACTAGCCTTGCTTGGCTACTACGTTGAACGTCAGGTCGAACGTGTCGTAGATGGCTTTGTCGCCGATGCTGTCGAAGAAGGTTTTCGAGCCGTACTTCAGACCGAATTTGGTGCGGTCGATGGTCACTTTACCGGTGGCGGCGGCTACGCCGTTTTTCACGCCTACTTTGGCCGGAAAGCTGATTTGCTGCGTCACCCCCTTGATGGTCAGGTCGCCGGTGATGGTGGCGTTGTCGGCGTTGGCGGCAGCGCCGGCAATCGGCTTCACGCTGGTGATTTTGAACGTCGAAGTGGGGTATTTCTCCACGCCGAAGAAGTCATCGCTGCTCATGTGGCCCACAAACTTGGTGTGGTTGGCCGGGTCGGTGATGTCGGTGGCTTTCATCGACTTCATATCCACGGTTACGGTGCCGCCCACTATCTGGCTGCCGTTTACTTGCAGCTCGCCGCCCGTAAACTGCATGGTGCCCACGTGGCCGTGCGTCACGGCTTTGCCTTCCCAGCCCAGGGTGCTGAGCTGCGGCTGTACTTTGTAAGGTACTACCTTGGCGGTCTCACTGGCCGGCGCCGAGGGGGCCGTCAGGGCAAACGTGGCGGGGGCAGCGAGCAGGGCAGCGCCGAGCATAGCGGGCATTAAAATCTTTTTCATGACTTGGGGTAAAAGAAAAAAGGGTAGGTAGTAGTTACTAAAAAACGGCCGTCGTGCAGGCCGCTAGGCCGTTAGTCAATTTTCAGGCCCGAAGCTTATCGAGCAGGTTATTCAGTTGCCGAAGCTCCTCATCGCTCAGCGCCTCGGGGCCGTGCTGGCGAAAAGCAGTCAGGCCACTTTCGTCAATCTCGTGCAGCAGGGCTAGCCCCGCCTCGGTAATGCGAATGTCCACGGCGCGGCGGTTGGCCGGGCACACGGTGCGCGTCACGAGCTTTTTTTCCTCCAGCTTGTCCACGATGCGTGAGGCGTTACTGGTCTTATCCAGCATGCGGTCGATGAGCAAAGCCACGGTGGCCGGCTTGGGATGCTGGCCACGCAAGATGCGCAGCACATTAAATTGCGGCAGCGTAAGGCCATAGGGCCGGAAGGCGGCCGCCTGGCGCAGCGACAGCCAGCCCGACGTGAACAGAATATTCAGGTAAGCTTTTTGGCCTTCACTTTGGAAAGAGGGTTGCTTTATTTCGTCTTCGAGGCGCACAAGGTTTTGTATTTACAGCTGCAAATTTAATGTACATACATCAAATGTAGCAACATTGTTCCGTCTTTTTACCATTTTTTTTTTGCTGCGTAGAAGGCTCTACCCTTTAACCAAGCTTCACTCCTTCTCCTTCCAACACCTCATGCGCTTTTCTTCTTACCTCGCTGCCACCCTGCTAGGGGCCGCTTTATCGCTAACCACGCTCAGCAGCCGGGCGCAATCGGGCGGCACGCCCATTCGCCCTAACCGCAACGCGCAGTTTGTGTTTCGCAATGGGGAGGTGGTGCAGCGCCTGGGCACTCAAATAACGCCCCTGGCCCAGAATATCCGGCTGCCCAACGGCACGAAAATCAACGTCAAGAGTGGCATTGTGGAGTTTCCGGGCGGCAAGATTACCAGCCTGCACGAAAACGACTATATCAACGCCGAGGGCGGCATCGTATTCAGCACACCGCAGAGCGCGGCGGCCGCACGCGGCGATAACTCAGTGGATGCCAACGCCAAATACGACAAGTACGTGCAGGTAGGCACCGCGCCTACTACCATCACGGCCGACGCGCCCAACGAGCGCGAGCAACTACTGATGCAGAAGATAGAGCTGCTCAACCGCAAGGTGACACTCTTGCAGCAAACTCATCCCAACCCGCCCAGCACCGACGCCGTGGACCGGCAACTGCAAGACCTAGATGCGAAAATCAAAGCCATGAAATAGAGGCTAACGATGGCCTTTAGCGAACGGCAGCTGCCTTACCTAAGGCGGCTGCCGTTTTCGTTTTCCAGCAGCTCGCCGTTTTCTTCGCGCACCAGGTGGAAGGGCTCATCGCGCACCACCAGGATGCCATCAAGGTCGTGCACATCGGCCAGGGCGCTCACTTGCAGCGCCGACCAGATGCCGAGCGAGGTTTCGACCATGCAGCCCAGCATGGGCAGCAAGCCGTGGGCGCGCGTCTGGCGCAGCAGCTCGATACCGCGCTGGTAGCCACCGGCCTTCATCAGCTTCACGTTGACGCCGTGAAACTGCCGGGCTATCTCTTCAAAATCAGCCTCATCAGTTACCGACTCGTCAGCCAGCAGCGGCAGGCCCACGCGCGGGTAGAGGTAGCGGTAGTCGTCGGCGCAGGCGGCGGGCAGCGGCTGCTCGAGCAATTGCATGCGCAGGCCAGGCACGGCGGCGGCCTGCTCCAGAAAGCGCAGCAGGCTATCGGCATCGGGCCAAGCCTCGTTGCCATCCACGAGCAGCGCGCGATTGGGCACGGCGGCGGCCACGGCGCGCAGCAGGTCGAGGCCGCCGGCCTGGTCCACCTTCACTTTCAGCAGCCGAAAGCGCTCGGCGCGGTGCTCGGCAATGAAGCCCGCCACCTCGCCCGGCGCCATAATGGGCAGCGTAAATGCCGTGGCTACCCGGCGGCCGGGCGCCGGCACCCCTAGCCACTGCCACACCGGCTGCCCGGCGCGGGCGGCCAGGCAGTGCGTGAGGGCCGACTCGAGCGCGAAGCGCAGGGCGTGGGCCACGGGCCGGGCCGCTAGCAGCGCCGTGAGGTCGGGCAAGGTGTCGGCCTGCGCCAGGCCGTGGGCCAGCAGGTCCTCAAACTGGGCTTGCAGCAGGGCCGGCGACTCGCCGTAGCGCACGTTGGGGGCCGCCTCGCCCTGGCCGCTGGTGCCGGCCTGGGTGGCTTGCAGCACGAGGTTGGTTTTGGTAGTAGAGGCATTGCGGGAGATTTTCCACACGTAGTTCAGCGGCAGCTCGTGGGTAGTCAGGGTCCAGGTGGTCATAAGAAGCGGCGGGTAGCTAGCGACGGCAAAGGTGGCACTTGCGCGCGCACAAACCTGGAGTTGTGGTGGCTGGGCCGCCAGCAGCCCAGCCTGGCGGCCGGGTTTCGGCGCGGCGTGCCGTACTTTGATGCCTGTTTTCAGTTTGCTTTCATTTAGTGCATGAAGTTTTCCCGCTCGGCCGCGCTGGCCGGTTTGCTTATTTTATTAGCCGCCGCGCTCACGTATTGGGCGATTACTCAGGCACCACCCGTAGGGATGCCTGCGCGTAGCCAAGTGGGTCAAGGAGCTGATACCCTAGCCACGGCCGCCCGCTGGCTCGCCCTAGGGGCATTGGCCTGGGTCGTGGCCCCGCGCCGCTCGCTCACCGGCTGGATAGTGCTGGCTATGCTGGTCGGCATCGAGCTGGGCCACGATGCCCCGGCCGTGGCCCTGAACCTGAAAGTGCTGAGCGACGCCTTTTTGCGCCTCGTCAAAACGATTATCGCCCCGCTGGTATTTGCGACGCTAGTAGTGGGCATTGCGGGCCACGCCAACCTCAAGCAGGTAGGCCGCATGGGCCTTAAGGCGTTGGTTTACTTTGAGGTAGTGACTACCTTTGCGCTGTTTATCGGGCTAGCGGCCATCAACTTTACCAAGGCCGGCGTAGGCATCAAGCACACCGCCATTGCCGAGAAGGCCGACGCGCTGGCCGTGGCCGCGCCCCAGACGGTGGCCGACATCATCCTGCACATCTTCCCCGAAAACATTGCCAAGTCGGTAGCCGAGGGGCAGGTGCTGCAAGTGGTGGTGTTCGCCATCATTTTCGCTATCGGCCTGGCGCTCACGCCCGAAAAGCCCCGCCGCGTGATGCTGGCCTTCTGCGAAAGTCTGTCGGAGGTAATGTTCAAGTTCACCAACGTGGTCATGTACTTCGCGCCGCTAGGGGTAGGCGGGGCAATGGCCTACACCGTAGCCAAGCTGGGCTTCGGGCCGCTGCTCAACGCGTTTCAGCTGCTGCTCACGCTGTACGGCGCGCTCATCGGCTTTGTGCTGCTGGTGCTGCTGCCGGTGGCGCTGCTCATGCGCATTCCGCTGCGGCGCTTTGTGGCGGCGGTGGCCGAGCCGGTGAGCATTGCGTTTGCCACCACCAGCAGCGAGGCCGCCCTGCCCCGCGCCATGGAGGCGATGGAAAGCATCGGGGTGCCGCGCCGCATCGTGGCCTTCGTGATGCCCACGGGCTACTCGTTTAACCTCGATGGCACGACACTCTACCTGTCGCTGGCGGCGGTGTTTGTGGCGCAGGCGGCGGGCGTGCACCTGTCGTTTGGCGACCAGATGCTGCTCGTGTTCACGCTCATGCTCACCAGCAAAGGCGTGGCGGGCGTGCCCCGCGCCTCGCTCGTTATCCTGCTCGCTACCTTGCCGTCGTTTAATCTGCCGGCCTGGCCGGTGTTCATCATCCTGGGCATCGACGCGCTCATGGACATGGCCCGCACGGCCGTGAACGTGCTCGGCAACTGCCTGGCCTCGGCCGTGGTAGCGCGCTGGGAGGGCGAGTTTATCGACAACTACGAGGCGCCGACTGAGTTGCTAGCCCCCGAGCCGGCCGGGCCAGCCGGCCACTAGCCTACCTCCAAAGTAGTATTTTTTCGGACCAGCCAAACAAAAATGTCCCCTTGCTTTTTCCCTAGCGAAAGTCAGCAGCACGTGGCAGTAATTGGGTCCGACTCTTTAACTTAGCTCTCCGATTTACCTTTCCCATCGATTCCCTTTCCGATATCTAATAGCGTCTTGGCATAGTTCAACTGCCATTCTACGTCTGCTTCGCTTATGAAATTTTTTTCTCCCGCTAGCCGCGCACTTTGGCTGACAACTTTCGCGCTAGCTGGCCTTGGGGCCTGCAAGTCGGTGAAGGGCACCTTTTCGTCCGTACCCACGGCCACTATTTCCAAGCGCCTGCCTCCGCTGGAAATTACCGCCGACCCCGGCCCGCTGGCCATGAACGACGGCGCCCTGCCCGAAGACCCGCTGCGCATGTTCAAGGCCGAGATGCAGCGCAACGTGGTAGAGCCCACCGACACCGCCACGTTTGGCTACGCCCGCCTGGTAGTAACCAAAGTAAAAACCGTGCGCACCGGCCGCAGCCTGCAAGCTGCCCAGGTTATCACCTTCTTGATACCCAGCATTTTCGGGGCCCCGCTCGAATGGTACAAAACCGATATTCAAGCTGAGGTGCAGATGATGAACGCCAGCGGTGAGCTGCTGGGCACTTACACTGGCAAGGGCACCTCCAACGTGAAAGTAGCCATGTACAGCGGCTACTCGCAAACCGAGGCCCCGCGCCTGGCCGACGTGCTGGCCCTGAAAGAAGCCTTGGCCCAGATTCGGCCGCAGCTCGATACGGCCGCGACGCGCCTGCGCCCGCTCATGCTCACGGGCGGCTCGGTCAACAATCCCACGCTACCCGGCAGCAGCAGCAAACAGTAATTTTGAAGGGCGGCCCGGCCGCCCTGGTGTAGCCCGGCTTCGGCAAGGTGCCAGTTGGGGCACTGCCGGGGCCGGGTTTTGCGTTACCCTAGCCATGAATCTTTTTCTTCGCGGCGCGGCCTGCGCGCCTTTGCTAGCCCTGGTGGCCGGCTGCTGCGCCAACAGCCCTAATACCTGCGACGACCTGTACGCCGACTCGCTGTATTTTCAGTTCGATACCGGCCCCAACGGTTTCACCAAGGCCGAGCTGGATACGGTGTATTTGCAGCGCTACACGCCGGCCCGGGCTGCCATCCCGGCCAACGGCGCGACGCCCGCAGTGGCGGCCACCGCCGCCTCATATTCCGACCCCATTAACATCATCCGGGCCAAGCAGGGCGCTGGCCTCACCAGTGGCCTGCGGGCCCGGCTAAAAAAAGCCAGCCTTGGTGACAGCACCTTGGTTATCAGCAATAATTCTCCTTTTTCGCCGAGTGTTTCGGGGGGCAAGCTCACGGCCTACCGCTACCTGCTAACGGTGCAGAACAAGCCGGTGCGGCCCGGCCATACGTATCAGTTTGCCGTGGACTCCATTCAACTCAAAGGCCGCTACAATGCCGATGGCTGCACGACCTGTTACGAGAACACGTTCAAGTACTTTCAGATTAATTCTAAGAGTACCAATAAAGTAGCGCGCGACGTAACTGAGAAGAACGGAGAATCCATCACTGCTCAAGACGGCAGCTCCGTTGCTACCGTACTAAGCAAAAGCAATGCGGTAGTCAAGTAGGGCCAGCCCGCGTTTCGCTCACCGCTTTTTACCTTCTGCCATGCCTGCTTCTGCACCTGTTCTTTCGCCAGCCGCCGCCGAAGCCCTGGCCCCGCCGCCCGGTACCGAGCCAGCGCCGGTAGCTGCGGGACCGGCGGGCTTTCCGTTTGCCACGCGCCTAAGCCTGGAGCCGCTCATTGCCTACTGGCAGACCCGCGAGCAGGATGCCAACCCCGGCGTGGCGCACCTGGCCCGCGCCGTGATGGCGCAGGTGCAGAACATGCCCTGCGGCCGCGGCCCGCTCGATGATATTCAAACGCTTGCAGGCTGCACCGAAGCCGTTGATACGCTCATGACGGCCGTGTTTCCGCCGGCTACGCGGGCTACGGCCATCAGTGGGGCGGTGGCGCCGTTTCAGCGCCAGAGCTTTTACTATACGTCGCGCTTTGCGGAGGTACTGCTCAGCCGCGACCACATCATTAAGCAGCCGCTCAACGTGGACCTGGCCACGCTGGAAATGCAGCTGACGCGCATGGCCTACCTGCTCATCCTGGTGCGCGAATACGGGGCCGAAGTGCCTGAGCAGGGGGCATTTATCTTTACGGTGCCCGACTACCGCATCGGCCTCTATCGGCACTACGGGCTGAGCTTCGACGCGTCGTTTGTGCACGTGCTGGTGGTGGGCGACAAGCCCGTGCTTACGCCCGAGCAGGTGCAGGAGCTGGTGCGCAACCGCCACCGCCTCGACTTGTGGCGCACCCTGCTGCCGCCTGAACACTTTGTGTTTGAAGGCTTTCAGGTGCTGCAACTGGTAGATGTAACGACCCAGGAAATTCTTTCGGAGCTCAAGTACGACCTGCTGGAGCGCGACGTGCTGCAGGCCTCCGACCGCTTGGAGCAGATTCAGGAAAAGCTGCGGGTGCTGTTTGCCCGGCCGGCGCTGCAGCTGGGCATCGCGGCCTACGACGAGCGCAAGAAGGCCTTCGTGGACTTCGGCCGCAAAATCAACCACAGCTTTCTGACCAAGCAGCTCCAAAGCTCGCAGCTCGAAGCCGAATTTCGGCAGCTCTACAATCGCTTGCTGCGCGAGCGCCGCCCGCTGGTGCTCGAAGACGTGGCCACCGAGCCCGACATCCCGGAAGGCCTGCGCCAGCAGATTTTGCGCATGGGCATCAACTCGGCCATTCTGGCGCTGCTGCCCTACGGCCCCGACACGGTGGGCTTGCTCGAAATCGGCTCGCCCGAAGCCAATAGCCTGGATGAATTTGACCTAGAGCTGGTTAATCAGTTCGTGCCGCTGTTTGCGGTGGCCGTAAAGCGCAACGCCGAGGACCTGGAAACCCGCATTCAATCTATTATCAAGGAGAAGTTTACGGCCATCCACCCCACCATGGAGTGGCGCTTCAACGACGCCGCCCGGCGCCTGCTGGCCAAGCAGGAAGACGGCAACCGCACCGCCGAGATGGAGCCCATTGTGTTTGAGGACGTGTACCCGTTGCACGGCTCGTGCGACATCAGGGGCAGCAGCGTAGCCCGCAACGAGGCTGTGCAGGGCGACCTTATCGAGCACCTGACCCTAGCCAACCGGGTACTCAAAAAGGCGTCCGACTTTCAGCAGCTTCCCATCCTGGACGAGCTCAAGTTCTACGTTACCAAGAACCTGCGCCGGCTGCGCCAGGGTATTATCAGCGGCGACGAGGTGAGCATCTACGACTCGCTGCGCACCGAGGTAGAGCCGCTGTTTGAGTACCTGGCGCAGAATAACGTGGAGCTGCGCCCGACCATCGCGGCCTACTGGCAGCAGATAGACCCGCGCCTGGGCATTCTGTACCACCGCCGCCGCGACTTTGAGGAAAGCGTGACGCGCCTCAACGACACCATCAGCGACTACCTCGACGAGGAGGAGGAAAAGGCCCAGCAGATGTTTCCGCACTACTTCCAGCGGCTGAAAACCGACGGCGTGGAGCACAATATCTACGTGGGCGGCAGCCTGGTGCAGGACAAGCCTTTCGACCTGGTGTTTCTGAAGAATCTGCGCCTGTGGCAGCTGCTGGTGATGGTCGAAATCACGCGCCGCACCCACGCCATCAAGGCCGAGCTGCCGGTGCCGCTCGACACGACCCAGCTCATCCTCATTCACTCGCAGCCCCTGAGCATCCGCTTCCGGCAGGACGAGCGGCAATTCGACGTAGATGGCGCGTATAACATTCGCTACGAGATAATTAAAAAGCGCATCGACAAAGCCACGGTGCTTGGCACCGGCGAGCGCCTGACTCAACCCGGCCAGCTGGCCCTGGTGTATGCCCAGCCCCGCGAGGCTACCGAGTATATCGAATATATTGACTACCTGCAAGACCGTAACCTGCTGGTGCCTGGGGTAGAAGAGCTGGAGCTGGAAGAGCTGCAGGGCGTGAAAGGCCTGCTAGCCCTGCGCGTGACGGTGAAGCTGTAATTACCAGCGAATGTTATCCGGCTCGCATTATAAATTTATTAATCTAAAAGTACAATTTCAAAAACAAATTAATCTTATAGCATTCAATCCGCACTAACAGCTTTTAACAAGCATAAAACGGCTAATTACTTGTAATTTTTCAAGTAATCAGCCGTTTTATTTTTTATTCTTCTCAGCTCTTACTAGCTTCGCAATACAATTTATTCCTATCCTATTCTCGTCGTTTTATTTACTCGGTTTAATCAGCTAGCCTTATAGGTAAGCCTACCGGCGGCCCCAGTGGCCGCCGGCTTTAGGCGGCTGAACCCAATGTACAGAGTATGCCCGACTGCTTACGTTTTTTGCTGGCTTTAGAGGCTAGCCAGCAGCACGTTGCGAGCGGCTCCCGCGCCGCGCTCACCTTTACTACTTCCCTGGCCGTCGGATGAGAGGGCCTACCGTTTGGTGGTTGCTTTGCTGCTGGTTGGCGGCAGGTAGCCTGCGTGCGCAATCGGGGAGCTGGGCACCCACCGGGGCCGACCTGACTTACCCGCGTATTCTTTTAAAAGCCAGTAGTTTGGCACAGGTGCGAGAAAGCCTGGGCATCCCTGGCAACCAGGCGCTCTACGCGGGGCTGTATGCCGATGTGCAGGGCCGCCCAACCAGCGACAACACCTCTGCGAATGGGCGGCGGGCGCGGGCCGCTTTTGCCAAGAATGCGGCTTTTGTGGTGCTACTCGGCCAGCAGCCGACGGGCACGGCGCCAGCCCCGCTGGCCGCTGGCCAGCGGGCCAGCCTCTTGGCGACTACCCGGGCGCTGCTGGAGAGCAGCAATACCGACGTGGAGGTATTTGCGACCCGGATGGGCACCACGCCCTACACCGAGTGGCAGTGGCGCTCGAAAGAGCTGATTGACTACCTGATAGCCTACGACCTGCTGCGCGGCGCCGGCGAAACCCCAGCTTCGCTGGCCGCTAGCCAGGCGCGCTTGCAGGTGTTTGCCGGCAACCTGTACCGGCAGGCAACTACGCCGTTTATGGGTTTTACCTTCTTCGGCACCATCAAGAACAATCATACCCTGATGACCGCCGCGGCCCTGGGCATGGCGGCCGTAGTGCTGAGCGAGGCGAGCAGTTCCGACAACACCCAGCAGCCGGCCACCTGGGCCGGCGCGGGCCTCTACCACATCGACAACGTGCTGTGGCGCGATGCCCAGCGGCAGTCAGACTCGACCCAGGTAGCGGGCTACGCCGAGGGGCCGTATTACTGCAAATACGCGCTGCTCAACTGCCTGCCGTTTTTTCGGGCGCTGGGTAATTTTCTGCCCGATGCGCGCCAGACTTACACGTTCGGCACCAGCACGCGCTCGATTCAAAATCCCTACTTCGACCCCAAGTACGCGCGGCTCTACGACTGGCTCACGGCCATTATGCTGCCCGATGGCCGCCTGCCGGCGCTGGAAGATTCTTACGTGGATATGGCCATGCCCGAGCTGGCCCTCACCGGCCAGGCCCGGTACGTGCGACCGCTAGCCCTGAGTGGCCTCACGGGCAGCCCCATGAATTCGCTCACGGCCCAGCTTCGCGACGCTACCGTGGACATGCGCGCCGCCTACCTGGCGGCAGCCCTACCCCCGGCGCCGGCCAGCGGCCCGGCCCTCACGGTGCTGCCGGGCAGCGGCAACCTGGTGTTTCGGTCGGGCAGCGACTCGGCGGCTACTTACCTGCATCTCTACGGCCGGGGCGGGCTAGCCCAGGCCAATGCCGGCGGCCACAGCCAGGGCGATGCGGGCAGCTTTTTGCTATACGCCCACGGCCAGCTGCTGGCCCTCGACCCCGGCTACCTCAGCTACGCCCGCCGGGCCGAGGTGGGCCAGGCTACCAACCACAACCTCGTGCTGGTCGATGGCGCCGGGCCGGCCATCGGCACACCCGGCGCCGCCAGCCCGGCCCAAAGCACCCTTGGCTACGCGCTGCAAACGCCGCAGCTCACCTACGGCGAGGTGCAAACCGCCTATCAGGGGGCTAGCCTGGGGCGAAAAGCGCTGTTTGTGCGTAATGCGTATTTTCTGCTGGCCGACGATGTGCGGGCCGCCGCGCCGCACACCTACACCTGGCAGCTGCACGGCGCGGGCCTGGCAGGCGGTCCGGCCAGCACCGGCACCTTCGCCGATAGCCTGGCCCAGCACGAGGGTACCTGGCAGAAAAGCGGGGCTAGCCTGCTGGCCCACGTCACGGCCACGGGCGGCGCCCCGACCTACACCAGCGCCACCAACGTTCACGAAACCACCTATAACACCGCCGAAAACCACACCACCCTGCTCGTGCAGCAACGTGGCCGCGCCCAAACGCAGTTTCTTGCGGCGCTGTACCCGTATGCCACTGGCGCCCGCCGCCCCCGCTTTCGCACCACCAGCGGGGCGGCCACGGCGGCGCTGGCCGGCACCGGGGGCGCATATATCGATGTGGCTTTTGCCCAGGCCGATACGCTGCTGCAAGCCGATGCCAGCGGCCTGCTGCCGCAAGTGGTGCGCGCCGACGGCCAGCTAAACTTTTACTCGGCCGACAGCACCGGCCAGTTTGCCCAGCTTTTCATGGCGCAGGGCACCGCGCTCTACCTCGATACCACGGCGCTGGTGCGGGCCACGCGCCGCACCACGCTCAGCTGGCAGAAAAGCAGCCCCACCCGCTTCGAAGGCTCGGTGAGCGGCGCCACCAGCCTCGTGCTGGCCCTGGCGAGCGCGCCCGCCAGCGTGGCCGGCCCGGGCCTGGCCAGCAGCCGCTACGACGCGGCCCGGCAGCAGCTGCACCTCAGCTTTGGCCAGGCCACGGCTTTTGCGGTGCAGCTGGCCGCCCCGGCGCCTCTGCCCGTGGTGCTGACGGCTTTTACGGCCCGGCGCCGGGCGGGCGGCGCCGTGGCGCTAGCCTGGCAAACGGCCTCCGAGCAGGCTAGCCGGGGCTTTGCGGTGCAGCGGCAGCGCCAGCCGGGCGCGGCGTTCGAAACCCTGGGCTTCGTGCCCAGCCAGGGCCGGCCCCAGC
The genomic region above belongs to Hymenobacter sp. BRD128 and contains:
- a CDS encoding GAF domain-containing protein; this translates as MPASAPVLSPAAAEALAPPPGTEPAPVAAGPAGFPFATRLSLEPLIAYWQTREQDANPGVAHLARAVMAQVQNMPCGRGPLDDIQTLAGCTEAVDTLMTAVFPPATRATAISGAVAPFQRQSFYYTSRFAEVLLSRDHIIKQPLNVDLATLEMQLTRMAYLLILVREYGAEVPEQGAFIFTVPDYRIGLYRHYGLSFDASFVHVLVVGDKPVLTPEQVQELVRNRHRLDLWRTLLPPEHFVFEGFQVLQLVDVTTQEILSELKYDLLERDVLQASDRLEQIQEKLRVLFARPALQLGIAAYDERKKAFVDFGRKINHSFLTKQLQSSQLEAEFRQLYNRLLRERRPLVLEDVATEPDIPEGLRQQILRMGINSAILALLPYGPDTVGLLEIGSPEANSLDEFDLELVNQFVPLFAVAVKRNAEDLETRIQSIIKEKFTAIHPTMEWRFNDAARRLLAKQEDGNRTAEMEPIVFEDVYPLHGSCDIRGSSVARNEAVQGDLIEHLTLANRVLKKASDFQQLPILDELKFYVTKNLRRLRQGIISGDEVSIYDSLRTEVEPLFEYLAQNNVELRPTIAAYWQQIDPRLGILYHRRRDFEESVTRLNDTISDYLDEEEEKAQQMFPHYFQRLKTDGVEHNIYVGGSLVQDKPFDLVFLKNLRLWQLLVMVEITRRTHAIKAELPVPLDTTQLILIHSQPLSIRFRQDERQFDVDGAYNIRYEIIKKRIDKATVLGTGERLTQPGQLALVYAQPREATEYIEYIDYLQDRNLLVPGVEELELEELQGVKGLLALRVTVKL
- a CDS encoding heparinase II/III family protein translates to MRESLGIPGNQALYAGLYADVQGRPTSDNTSANGRRARAAFAKNAAFVVLLGQQPTGTAPAPLAAGQRASLLATTRALLESSNTDVEVFATRMGTTPYTEWQWRSKELIDYLIAYDLLRGAGETPASLAASQARLQVFAGNLYRQATTPFMGFTFFGTIKNNHTLMTAAALGMAAVVLSEASSSDNTQQPATWAGAGLYHIDNVLWRDAQRQSDSTQVAGYAEGPYYCKYALLNCLPFFRALGNFLPDARQTYTFGTSTRSIQNPYFDPKYARLYDWLTAIMLPDGRLPALEDSYVDMAMPELALTGQARYVRPLALSGLTGSPMNSLTAQLRDATVDMRAAYLAAALPPAPASGPALTVLPGSGNLVFRSGSDSAATYLHLYGRGGLAQANAGGHSQGDAGSFLLYAHGQLLALDPGYLSYARRAEVGQATNHNLVLVDGAGPAIGTPGAASPAQSTLGYALQTPQLTYGEVQTAYQGASLGRKALFVRNAYFLLADDVRAAAPHTYTWQLHGAGLAGGPASTGTFADSLAQHEGTWQKSGASLLAHVTATGGAPTYTSATNVHETTYNTAENHTTLLVQQRGRAQTQFLAALYPYATGARRPRFRTTSGAATAALAGTGGAYIDVAFAQADTLLQADASGLLPQVVRADGQLNFYSADSTGQFAQLFMAQGTALYLDTTALVRATRRTTLSWQKSSPTRFEGSVSGATSLVLALASAPASVAGPGLASSRYDAARQQLHLSFGQATAFAVQLAAPAPLPVVLTAFTARRRAGGAVALAWQTASEQASRGFAVQRQRQPGAAFETLGFVPSQGRPQQPASYAFQDNAAPSALTYYRLQQLDADGAQTYSPMVAVAAAPTAATLLAWPQPAQRRLWVQFADPQAVVSLRLLDATGRVVSQTHFQQQTELDVRALGPGLYYLQAQDGAGQPLGSQKVLLVP